A stretch of the Arvicola amphibius chromosome 8, mArvAmp1.2, whole genome shotgun sequence genome encodes the following:
- the LOC119820488 gene encoding CLK4-associating serine/arginine rich protein isoform X2 codes for MWHEARKHERKLRGMMVDYKKRAERRREYYEKIKKDPAQFLQVHGRACKVHLDSAVALAAESPVNMMPWQGDTNNMIDRFDVRAHLDHIPDYTPPLLTTISPEQESDERKCNYERYRGLVQNDFAGISEEQCLYQIYIDELYGGLQRPSEDEKKKLAEKKASIGYTYEDSTVAEVEKVAEKPEEEESPAEEESNSDEDEVIPDIDVEVDVDELNQEQVADLNKQATTYGMADGDFVRMLRKDKEEAEAIKHAKALEEEKAMYSGRRSRRQRREFREKRLRGRKISPPSYARRDSPTYDPYKRSPSESSSESRSRSRSPSPGREEKITFITSFGGSDEEAAAAAAAAAASGATPGKPPAPPQPGGPTPGRNASARRRSSSSSASRTSSSRSSSRSSSRSRRGYYRSGRHARSRSRSWSRSRSRSRRYSRSRSRGRRHSEGGSRDGHRYSRSPARRGGYAPRRRSRSRSRSGDRYKRGARGPRHHSSSRSRSSWSLSPSRSRSLTRSGSRSQSRSRSHSRSQSQSHSPSPPREKLTRPAASPAVGEKLKKTEPAAGKETGAAKPKLTPQERLKLRMQKALNRQFKADKKAAQEKMIQQEHERQEREDELRAMARKIRMKERERREKEREEWERQYSRQSRSPSPRYSREYSSSRRRSRSRSRSPHYRH; via the exons ATGTGGCACGAGGCTCGGAAGCATGAGCGGAAACTCCGAGGCATGATGGTGGATTACAAGAAGAGGGCCGAGCGGCGCCGGGAGTACTATGAGAAGATT AAGAAAGATCCCGCCCAGTTCCTGCAGGTGCATGGCCGCGCCTGCAAGGTTCACCTGGATTCTGCTGTTGCCCTGGCTGCTGAGAGCCCTGTGAACAT GATGCCTTGGCAAGGGGACACCAACAACATGATTGACCGCTTTGATGTCCGTGCACATCTAGACCACATCCCCGACTACACCCCCCCACTGCTCACCACCAT CTCCCCGGAGCAGGAGTCGGACGAACGGAAATGTAACTACGAGCGGTACCGAGGCCTGGTGCAGAACGACTTCGCCGGCA TCTCAGAGGAACAGTGCTTGTATCAGATCTACATTGATGAACTGTATGGAGGCCTCCAGAGACCCAGCGAGGATGAGAAGAAGAA GCTGGCAGAGAAGAAGGCTTCCATTGGCTATACCTATGAAGACAGTACTGTGGCTGAGGTAGAGAAGGTGGCCGAGAAaccagaggaggaggagtcacCAGCTGAGGAGGAGAGCAATTCGGATGAAGATGAGGTCATCCCCGACATCG ACGTGGAGGTGGATGTGGATGAGCTGAACCAGGAGCAGGTGGCTGATCTCAATAAGCAGGCCACAACCTATGGCATGGCTGATGGAGACTTTGTCAG gaTGCTACGGAAAgacaaggaggaggcagaggccatcaAACATGCCAAGGCCCTGGAGGAGGAAAAAGCCATGTACTCG GGCCGTCGTTCCCGGCGACAGCGAAGAGAGTTCAGGGAGAAGCGGCTGAGGGGCCGCAAGATCAGCCCTCCCAG TTATGCCCGCCGAGACAGCCCCACCTATGACCCCTATAAACG GTCACCTTCCGAATCCAGCTCTGAGTCCCGCTCCCGCTCTCGCTCCCCGAGCCCAGGCCGTGAGGAAAAGATCACTTTCATCACCAGTTTTGGGGGCAGCGATGAGGAGGCAGCTGCTGCAGCCGCTGCGGCTGCCGCATCGGGGGCTACTCCCGGGAAGCCCCCTGCACCCCCCCAGCCCGGTGGCCCCACTCCAGGCCGCAATGCCAGTGCCCG CCGCCGCTCCTCCTCGTCCTCCGCCTCCAGAACGTCCAGCTCGCGCTCCAGTTCGCGCTCCAGCTCGCGCTCACGCCGTGGCTACTACCGGTCTGGCCGCCATGCGCGCTCCCGCTCGCGTTCCTGGTCCCGCTCTCGCTCCCGCTCCCGGCGCTATTCGCGCTCCCGCAGTCGCGGACGGCGGCACTCCGAAGGCGGTTCCCGAGACGGACACCGCTACTCGCGCTCGCCAGCCCGGCGTGGCGGGTACGCGCCTCGCCGCAGAAGCAG GAGCCGCTCCCGTTCAGGTGACCGCTATAAGCGGGGCGCCCGAGGTCCCAGGCACCATAGTAGCAGTCGTAGCCGCAGCAGCTGGTCTCTCAGCCCTTCCCGAAGCCGCAGTCTGACCCGTAGTGGAAGCCGCAGCCAGAGCCGGAGCAGGAGCCACAGCCGCAGCCAGAGCCAGAGTCACTCGCCATCGCCCCCAAGGGAGAAGCTGACCAGGCCAGCAGCATCCCCTGCTGTGGGCGAGAAGCTGAAAAA GACCGAACCTGCCGCTGGTAAAGAGACAGGAGCTGCCAAA CCCAAGCTGACCCCACAGGAGAGGCTGAAGCTGCGGATGCAGAAGGCTCTGAATCGCCAGT TCAAGGCGGATAAGAAGGCGGCTCAGGAGAAGATGATACAGCAGGAGCATGAGCGCCAG GAGCGCGAGGATGAGCTGCGCGCCATGGCCCGAAAGATCAGAATGAA GGAGCGAGAGCGacgagagaaggagagagaagagtgggAACGTCAGTACAGCCGCCAGAGTCGCTCACCCTCCCCACGCTACA GTCGAGAGTACAGTTCTTCTCGAAG GCGCTCAAGGTCCAGGTCCCGAAGCCCCCATTACAGGCATTAG
- the Znf296 gene encoding zinc finger protein 296, giving the protein MSRRKAGYVPRRVDPEPDQDDMETPELVIDVKPERDARALALGPLAPKDVSMPGPLCTERRFGTAPLPLGARSPWVPWIPLSPEPSDRQPWTDKHPDLLTCGRCLQTFPLEAIIAFMDHKKTGCQILQDVGPISESKEMKALSCLRCGRQFTGAWKLLCHAQWDHGLSIYQTESETPESPLLGLAEVAAAVSAVAVVGPVEDKPPTVSSTARRSPTCLVCKKTLSSFSNLKVHMRSHTGERPYACDQCPYACAQSSKLNRHKKTHRQLTPGSPCTPATSRGVSPTAPPEPADHAAAPASTLPHQEVEKAGAAATAGIQEPGAPGSGAQAGLDAMDWGATPKVQRTDPIKSEKPTPKKTPKSTGKSRGPGSSCEFCGKYFANSSNLTVHRRSHTGERPYACDQCPYACAQSSKLNRHRRMHGLGPGSPRYECPHCCVPFGLRATLDKHLWQNHPEMV; this is encoded by the exons ATGTCCCGCCGCAAGGCCGGCTACGTGCCGCGCCGTGTAGACCCCGAGCCCGACCAAGACGACATGGAGACGCCAGAGCTCGTCATTGATGTGAAGCCAGAGCGCGACGCGAGGGCCTTGGCCCTGGGGCCCTTGGCCCCGAAGGACGTGTCCATGCCGGGACCCCTCTGTACCGAGCGTCGTTTCGGCACTGCCCCGCTGCCCCTCGGCGCGCGCAGCCCGTGGGTCCCGTGGATACCGCTGAGCCCTGAACCTTCCG ACCGCCAGCCCTGGACCGACAAGCACCCAGATCTGTTGACCTGCGGCCGCTGCCTGCAGACCTTCCCATTGGAGGCCATCATCGCTTTCATGGACCACAAAAAAACGGGCTGTCAGATCCTCCAGGACGTCGGCCCCATTTCAG aATCCAAGGAGATGAAGGCTCTGAGCTGTCTGCGATGTGGCAGACAGTTCACCGGAGCTTGGAAGCTGTTATGCCACGCCCAGTGGGATCATGGGCTATCCATCTACCAGACAGAATCGGAGACCCCAGAATCCCCACTGTTGGGCCTGGCTGAGGTAGCTGCAGCTGTGTCGGCAGTGGCAGTGGTAGGACCAGTTGAGGACAAGCCCCCAACAGTGAGTAGTACTGCCCGGCGGAGCCCCACTTGCTTGGTGTGCAAGAAGACCCTCAGCTCTTTCAGCAACCTCAAGGTCCATATGCGTTCCCACACTGGTGAACGACCCTATGCCTGTGACCAGTGTCCCTACGCCTGTGCTCAGAGCAGCAAGCTCAACAGGCACAAGAAGACCCACCGACAGCTGACACCTGGGAGTCCCTGCACCCCTGCCACCAGCAGGGGGGTCTCCCCAACAGCCCCTCCAGAACCAGCTGACCATGCAGCTGCTCCAGCCAGTACACTCCCACACCAGGAGGTAGAGAAGGCTGGAGCTGCAGCCACAGCAGGAATACAGGAAcctggggcccctggcagtggggcTCAAGCAGGCCTAGATGCTATGGACTGGGGAGCCACTCCCAAAGTACAAAGGACTGACCCTATAAAGAGTGAGAAGCCAACGCCCAAGAAGACCCCCAAGTCAACGGGTAAAAGCCGCGGACCTGGGAGCAGCTGTGAGTTCTGCGGGAAGTATTTTGCCAACAGCAGTAACCTGACAGTACACCGGCGCTCACACACTGGTGAACGGCCCTACGCCTGTGACCAGTGTCCTTACGCCTGCGCCCAAAGTAGCAAGCTCAACCGTCACCGCCGCATGCATGGTCTGGGGCCTGGCAGTCCCCGCTATGAGTGCCCACACTGCTGTGTGCCGTTCGGTCTCAGAGCCACACTGGACAAGCACCTGTGGCAGAACCATCCAGAGATGGTTTGA
- the LOC119820488 gene encoding CLK4-associating serine/arginine rich protein isoform X1: MWHEARKHERKLRGMMVDYKKRAERRREYYEKIKKDPAQFLQVHGRACKVHLDSAVALAAESPVNMMPWQGDTNNMIDRFDVRAHLDHIPDYTPPLLTTISPEQESDERKCNYERYRGLVQNDFAGISEEQCLYQIYIDELYGGLQRPSEDEKKKLAEKKASIGYTYEDSTVAEVEKVAEKPEEEESPAEEESNSDEDEVIPDIDVEVDVDELNQEQVADLNKQATTYGMADGDFVRMLRKDKEEAEAIKHAKALEEEKAMYSGRRSRRQRREFREKRLRGRKISPPSYARRDSPTYDPYKRSPSESSSESRSRSRSPSPGREEKITFITSFGGSDEEAAAAAAAAAASGATPGKPPAPPQPGGPTPGRNASARRRSSSSSASRTSSSRSSSRSSSRSRRGYYRSGRHARSRSRSWSRSRSRSRRYSRSRSRGRRHSEGGSRDGHRYSRSPARRGGYAPRRRSRSRSRSGDRYKRGARGPRHHSSSRSRSSWSLSPSRSRSLTRSGSRSQSRSRSHSRSQSQSHSPSPPREKLTRPAASPAVGEKLKKTEPAAGKETGAAKPKLTPQERLKLRMQKALNRQFKADKKAAQEKMIQQEHERQEREDELRAMARKIRMKLPPLSPCRERERREKEREEWERQYSRQSRSPSPRYSREYSSSRRRSRSRSRSPHYRH, encoded by the exons ATGTGGCACGAGGCTCGGAAGCATGAGCGGAAACTCCGAGGCATGATGGTGGATTACAAGAAGAGGGCCGAGCGGCGCCGGGAGTACTATGAGAAGATT AAGAAAGATCCCGCCCAGTTCCTGCAGGTGCATGGCCGCGCCTGCAAGGTTCACCTGGATTCTGCTGTTGCCCTGGCTGCTGAGAGCCCTGTGAACAT GATGCCTTGGCAAGGGGACACCAACAACATGATTGACCGCTTTGATGTCCGTGCACATCTAGACCACATCCCCGACTACACCCCCCCACTGCTCACCACCAT CTCCCCGGAGCAGGAGTCGGACGAACGGAAATGTAACTACGAGCGGTACCGAGGCCTGGTGCAGAACGACTTCGCCGGCA TCTCAGAGGAACAGTGCTTGTATCAGATCTACATTGATGAACTGTATGGAGGCCTCCAGAGACCCAGCGAGGATGAGAAGAAGAA GCTGGCAGAGAAGAAGGCTTCCATTGGCTATACCTATGAAGACAGTACTGTGGCTGAGGTAGAGAAGGTGGCCGAGAAaccagaggaggaggagtcacCAGCTGAGGAGGAGAGCAATTCGGATGAAGATGAGGTCATCCCCGACATCG ACGTGGAGGTGGATGTGGATGAGCTGAACCAGGAGCAGGTGGCTGATCTCAATAAGCAGGCCACAACCTATGGCATGGCTGATGGAGACTTTGTCAG gaTGCTACGGAAAgacaaggaggaggcagaggccatcaAACATGCCAAGGCCCTGGAGGAGGAAAAAGCCATGTACTCG GGCCGTCGTTCCCGGCGACAGCGAAGAGAGTTCAGGGAGAAGCGGCTGAGGGGCCGCAAGATCAGCCCTCCCAG TTATGCCCGCCGAGACAGCCCCACCTATGACCCCTATAAACG GTCACCTTCCGAATCCAGCTCTGAGTCCCGCTCCCGCTCTCGCTCCCCGAGCCCAGGCCGTGAGGAAAAGATCACTTTCATCACCAGTTTTGGGGGCAGCGATGAGGAGGCAGCTGCTGCAGCCGCTGCGGCTGCCGCATCGGGGGCTACTCCCGGGAAGCCCCCTGCACCCCCCCAGCCCGGTGGCCCCACTCCAGGCCGCAATGCCAGTGCCCG CCGCCGCTCCTCCTCGTCCTCCGCCTCCAGAACGTCCAGCTCGCGCTCCAGTTCGCGCTCCAGCTCGCGCTCACGCCGTGGCTACTACCGGTCTGGCCGCCATGCGCGCTCCCGCTCGCGTTCCTGGTCCCGCTCTCGCTCCCGCTCCCGGCGCTATTCGCGCTCCCGCAGTCGCGGACGGCGGCACTCCGAAGGCGGTTCCCGAGACGGACACCGCTACTCGCGCTCGCCAGCCCGGCGTGGCGGGTACGCGCCTCGCCGCAGAAGCAG GAGCCGCTCCCGTTCAGGTGACCGCTATAAGCGGGGCGCCCGAGGTCCCAGGCACCATAGTAGCAGTCGTAGCCGCAGCAGCTGGTCTCTCAGCCCTTCCCGAAGCCGCAGTCTGACCCGTAGTGGAAGCCGCAGCCAGAGCCGGAGCAGGAGCCACAGCCGCAGCCAGAGCCAGAGTCACTCGCCATCGCCCCCAAGGGAGAAGCTGACCAGGCCAGCAGCATCCCCTGCTGTGGGCGAGAAGCTGAAAAA GACCGAACCTGCCGCTGGTAAAGAGACAGGAGCTGCCAAA CCCAAGCTGACCCCACAGGAGAGGCTGAAGCTGCGGATGCAGAAGGCTCTGAATCGCCAGT TCAAGGCGGATAAGAAGGCGGCTCAGGAGAAGATGATACAGCAGGAGCATGAGCGCCAG GAGCGCGAGGATGAGCTGCGCGCCATGGCCCGAAAGATCAGAATGAA gttgcctcccctctccccctgcaGGGAGCGAGAGCGacgagagaaggagagagaagagtgggAACGTCAGTACAGCCGCCAGAGTCGCTCACCCTCCCCACGCTACA GTCGAGAGTACAGTTCTTCTCGAAG GCGCTCAAGGTCCAGGTCCCGAAGCCCCCATTACAGGCATTAG
- the Gemin7 gene encoding gem-associated protein 7 — MQTPMPIPMPVPVLRLPRGPDGFSRGFVPDGRRTLLRPKVPEVGGEGLIQDPPELQEQRARAALRERYLRSLLAMVGHPVSFTLHEGVHVTAQFGATDLDVANFYVSQLQTPIGVQAEALLRCSDIISYSFKL, encoded by the coding sequence ATGCAGACCCCGATGCCCATTCCTATGCCAGTGCCAGTGCTGCGCCTCCCTCGGGGCCCCGATGGCTTTAGCCGAGGCTTTGTCCCTGATGGACGCAGGACCCTCCTGAGGCCAAAAGTTCCAGAAGTTGGAGGAGAAGGTCTTATTCAAGACCCCCCAGAATTGCAGGAACAGCGAGCCAGAGCCGCTCTCCGAGAGCGCTACCTCCGCAGCCTCCTAGCCATGGTGGGGCACCCTGTGAGCTTCACGCTGCATGAAGGTGTGCATGTGACTGCTCAGTTTGGAGCCACAGACctggatgtagccaacttctaCGTGTCCCAGCTGCAGACTCCCATAGGCGTGCAGGCAGAAGCCCTGCTTCGATGTAGTGACATCATTTCCTATTCCTTCAAGCTGTAA
- the LOC119820488 gene encoding CLK4-associating serine/arginine rich protein isoform X3 — protein MWHEARKHERKLRGMMVDYKKRAERRREYYEKIKKDPAQFLQVHGRACKVHLDSAVALAAESPVNMMPWQGDTNNMIDRFDVRAHLDHIPDYTPPLLTTISPEQESDERKCNYERYRGLVQNDFAGISEEQCLYQIYIDELYGGLQRPSEDEKKKLAEKKASIGYTYEDSTVAEVEKVAEKPEEEESPAEEESNSDEDEVIPDIDVEVDVDELNQEQVADLNKQATTYGMADGDFVRMLRKDKEEAEAIKHAKALEEEKAMYSGRRSRRQRREFREKRLRGRKISPPSYARRDSPTYDPYKRSPSESSSESRSRSRSPSPGREEKITFITSFGGSDEEAAAAAAAAAASGATPGKPPAPPQPGGPTPGRNASARRRSSSSSASRTSSSRSSSRSSSRSRRGYYRSGRHARSRSRSWSRSRSRSRRYSRSRSRGRRHSEGGSRDGHRYSRSPARRGGYAPRRRSRSRSRSGDRYKRGARGPRHHSSSRSRSSWSLSPSRSRSLTRSGSRSQSRSRSHSRSQSQSHSPSPPREKLTRPAASPAVGEKLKKTEPAAGKETGAAKVTQADPTGEAEAADAEGSESPVQGG, from the exons ATGTGGCACGAGGCTCGGAAGCATGAGCGGAAACTCCGAGGCATGATGGTGGATTACAAGAAGAGGGCCGAGCGGCGCCGGGAGTACTATGAGAAGATT AAGAAAGATCCCGCCCAGTTCCTGCAGGTGCATGGCCGCGCCTGCAAGGTTCACCTGGATTCTGCTGTTGCCCTGGCTGCTGAGAGCCCTGTGAACAT GATGCCTTGGCAAGGGGACACCAACAACATGATTGACCGCTTTGATGTCCGTGCACATCTAGACCACATCCCCGACTACACCCCCCCACTGCTCACCACCAT CTCCCCGGAGCAGGAGTCGGACGAACGGAAATGTAACTACGAGCGGTACCGAGGCCTGGTGCAGAACGACTTCGCCGGCA TCTCAGAGGAACAGTGCTTGTATCAGATCTACATTGATGAACTGTATGGAGGCCTCCAGAGACCCAGCGAGGATGAGAAGAAGAA GCTGGCAGAGAAGAAGGCTTCCATTGGCTATACCTATGAAGACAGTACTGTGGCTGAGGTAGAGAAGGTGGCCGAGAAaccagaggaggaggagtcacCAGCTGAGGAGGAGAGCAATTCGGATGAAGATGAGGTCATCCCCGACATCG ACGTGGAGGTGGATGTGGATGAGCTGAACCAGGAGCAGGTGGCTGATCTCAATAAGCAGGCCACAACCTATGGCATGGCTGATGGAGACTTTGTCAG gaTGCTACGGAAAgacaaggaggaggcagaggccatcaAACATGCCAAGGCCCTGGAGGAGGAAAAAGCCATGTACTCG GGCCGTCGTTCCCGGCGACAGCGAAGAGAGTTCAGGGAGAAGCGGCTGAGGGGCCGCAAGATCAGCCCTCCCAG TTATGCCCGCCGAGACAGCCCCACCTATGACCCCTATAAACG GTCACCTTCCGAATCCAGCTCTGAGTCCCGCTCCCGCTCTCGCTCCCCGAGCCCAGGCCGTGAGGAAAAGATCACTTTCATCACCAGTTTTGGGGGCAGCGATGAGGAGGCAGCTGCTGCAGCCGCTGCGGCTGCCGCATCGGGGGCTACTCCCGGGAAGCCCCCTGCACCCCCCCAGCCCGGTGGCCCCACTCCAGGCCGCAATGCCAGTGCCCG CCGCCGCTCCTCCTCGTCCTCCGCCTCCAGAACGTCCAGCTCGCGCTCCAGTTCGCGCTCCAGCTCGCGCTCACGCCGTGGCTACTACCGGTCTGGCCGCCATGCGCGCTCCCGCTCGCGTTCCTGGTCCCGCTCTCGCTCCCGCTCCCGGCGCTATTCGCGCTCCCGCAGTCGCGGACGGCGGCACTCCGAAGGCGGTTCCCGAGACGGACACCGCTACTCGCGCTCGCCAGCCCGGCGTGGCGGGTACGCGCCTCGCCGCAGAAGCAG GAGCCGCTCCCGTTCAGGTGACCGCTATAAGCGGGGCGCCCGAGGTCCCAGGCACCATAGTAGCAGTCGTAGCCGCAGCAGCTGGTCTCTCAGCCCTTCCCGAAGCCGCAGTCTGACCCGTAGTGGAAGCCGCAGCCAGAGCCGGAGCAGGAGCCACAGCCGCAGCCAGAGCCAGAGTCACTCGCCATCGCCCCCAAGGGAGAAGCTGACCAGGCCAGCAGCATCCCCTGCTGTGGGCGAGAAGCTGAAAAA GACCGAACCTGCCGCTGGTAAAGAGACAGGAGCTGCCAAAGTCA CCCAAGCTGACCCCACAGGAGAGGCTGAAGCTGCGGATGCAGAAGGCTCTGAATCGCCAGT TCAAGGCGGATAA